Genomic segment of Ranitomeya imitator isolate aRanImi1 chromosome 6, aRanImi1.pri, whole genome shotgun sequence:
AAGATGTTAATCTAACCAGGCAGCTGTAGGATGTGCTGCAGAAACAAAACAATGGGAATCCTACTTCAAAAAGTGCATGAATTAAAGGATCTGCCAACTCCTTGGTAGTTGAGATTACAGTGCATCTTCAGAAGTCTTGCAGAGCCCATGCCACAATGGCTCAGATATTATCTTTTGGCAAAAGGGGAACCTATACCAGCATTTTATTTGTGAGACATCAAGACATTCCTAAACTTGTGGCACAAAAAAATTATGCAGAGACTAGCCTTCTGGATGGCAAGTTTTTGCCAAATTGCTACCAAATGATTACATTCtggtagatatttttttttttgctttataggACACATCCCACATTACAATGTTTACCATAATTTTTGTCATCCCAAAACCGGTATCTGGATTCAATTCCCACTTTCTCCATCGGTAAACCATATTTCAGCAATATATTTACTTTGGATTGCAAAAATATTGATCCAAAATGAGTTGCAGTTTTATGTCCATGTTGCATTCAGGTCCTCGTTCATCTTCATCTGCCTATTTTGCGTCCAGTGTCAGGTTCGGTTTTGTTAAACCAACTGCATCTTTGTAAGGAAAGTGATGGGAAACGTAAACACTATTTTTGGATTATTCTGTGGACATCCACCATAGCGCCATTTGATTAACCCAAATACATGTATTTGTACATCCAGCATTCGTTGGAAGCATTTTCATGGAGAGGCCTAAACTACCATCCACCTTACATTAAACTGGAGTAAATCTTATGTTCTTCCTTCAAGCTTTGTTTCTTTCTAATCTTTATATCCCCCAGTCTACTTTTCACAGACATACCTAACCAAACCTGCCTTTACGCATTTAAGACAAGTGCAACATCCTGATCCAGAGTTGGACAAATAATCCAAACTTCACTTTTGCTCATTTTGTACAATAAGTTTTACTTAAATAGGATTAAGATAGTTCTTGAttctgtgaccccccccccccctccccaaatgACAACTTCCTTATTCTTAGAAAAAAGGGGTAGAGAGATTTAGTGAACTGCTTACTCCAGGGTGGCAATTAACTTAATGGATATGGTTGCAACAATGACATCTTTaaccaaatgaaatgaaaaaacgAATTTGGTAAGGGAGAGCCACAGTCTTTGTAACTTCCTGAGGAATCGTGACCTACATCCAAAATGAGCCACAACATTTAACAAAAATTCAGACCACTATCAAACCAAAACCTACATGTCAAAAGTTTCTCTCCTGCGCCAGCTGTCATTTTCATTATTTATAGCCTGACATCCTCGTTGATCAGAAAAGTTGGCTTGTGCTTCATCTGTAAAACATATCCCGGGCTTTGCCACTCCAATGTTTATAGAGACAAACTGCAGATAAGTCACACGGTTTTAGCCAAATTCTTAGGTCTCCAATATCATAAGTTGCTAGATTCCACACCGCATGAAGTTTCCATATTCCAAATCCTGCAGTTAAACAATGTAGAACCACAATGAACCGATTGAAACCAAAAACTGGTAAAGTGTTAAATATAACAACGGATTAGCAAACAACAAACACTATACACAAGGAAAAAATAGCCCTGTCAtcaatttgcaattttccaaaatAAACCAGGGTAACAATAACACAAAGTACACAAGCAATCCAAAATAGTTAGAATAGATTAAACGCAAGGTTTCCAGGACCTAATATGCCTTAAACAATACCAAGTACAGTTCAGTGACTACCCAACTCCTAGCCAAGCCATGTGCGTTTCCGAACCATATCACAAGCTTCATAGCACAATTCGCATACACATCAGAAAATGTTTGCGATAACTGACCAATTCCAAAACTTGCAACTAATTTTTgggtaacaaaaaacaaacaaaaaaattcttaGTCTCAGATCATTTATATATTAAAAAGAAAATTATAGTCATCTTCAGTCTAAGCCAAGTCCCAACTTAACATTATTTTTGCATACAAAAGGTGATGTACTTGCTTTTTGTCAAATAAGTTTGAAGACTTGCTTGGTTACAGGACAACATTTTAATCAAAATGAACCATATAGCACAATAGTAACTGATGCGAAAACGTGGAATGTGTTCAATAACAAAAATTAGATTTACGTCTTCTTGAGACCAAATgtttgaaactaaaaaaaaaaatccaactactGTTAAACTTCAAACATTTGAGACAGTGGTTAAAAGCTAAAACCAAGTCCATCCAGTCCTTTCAAATCCTAGTGAGAGACAAAAGAATATTCCGTGATCCAATGGGTCTGTCACTTAACTCCTTCACGGCAGTGAGTGCTTCTTCATAGCTGGGGGAGCAGACTGTAGCGTGCCCTGTGGACATTCCTTTTCTATTAAATTTTACATCAATAGAATCTGGAATGATGTTATAGCCATAGAAAAAATTTAAAATTTCTTCATTGGTTATAGTGTAAGGTAGGTTTCTCATACGTATTATTGCTCCTGATGACCCGCCATCAAAGTTTCGGGGAGGAGATGAAAAAGAATTTTCGTAATCATTGTAATCTGGATTTCCACTGTCAAACCTGTCAAAAGACTCATCTCTACCACCCAGCTCCATTGCATAAGAACCTTGCCTTTCTGGAGGACTTCTGAACTCCCTACGGTCTGGAGGACTTCTGAACTCCCTACGGTCATAGTTCGGCCCCATGTAAGAGTTTTCATGGGCTTGTGGTAGTGGAACATTTATGTACTCATCTTTATACCCTTGAGGATGTGTCACTGGAGCATTATTGAAAGCACCAAACTCTTTCGCCTGTTCATCAGAAATACGAGTCAAAAACACTTCTGTTCCCAAAAAATGTTGACGATTCAATACTCCAGTACGCATAGCCTGTTCTTCGGATTGAAACCTAACCAAAGCTTCTCCCAATCCAACTCCTTTATTGTCAAAAAGCAAGAAGATATTATCTTCATGCACAAGAAATCCATCAAAGAATTTTTGCACTTCAACTTTACTCACGTCGAAAGGAAAATTCCTTAAGTATACACATCTCTTTAGATTAGATGATTCTCCTCTTGGATATTCCTCATACATGTCACGTTGCTGTGGATATTCCTCATACATGTCACGTCGCTGTGGATGGTTCTGATGTGGGTTGCGTTGCTGTGGATGGTTCTCATACGGGTTGCGTTGCCGTGGATGGTTCACATACGGGTTGCGTTGCTGTGGATGTTCCTCAAACGGGTTGCGTTGCTGTGGATGTTCCTCAAACGGGTTGCGTTGCGGTGGATGTTCCTCAAACGGGTTGCGTTGCGGTGGATGTTCCTCATAAGGGTTGCGTTGCGGTGGATGTTCCTCATACATGTCGCGTTGCGGTGGATGTTCCTCATACATGTCGCGTTGCGGTGGATGTTCCTCATACATGTCGCGTTGCTGTGGATGTTCCTCATACATGTCGCGTTGCTTAGGCAGGGTTTGTGTTTCATAAGATTCTATTAACTCCAACATCACCTTCCTAGCAATAGGGAAAATGAACACCTGCCGACCCTTTAATTCCTTTTTGCTTAAAGCAAGACATTTCTCGTATTGCCTCTCACTTTTCAACATGACGAAGCCTTCTCTTGTCCGATTGTTAGACTTATCAAGCAGGAATTTAATCTGAGAATCTGTTATATCCGGTGCGGAAAAGAAATGCCTAATATCTTGCTTTACTACTATATATGGTAAGTTTTTCAGATGCACATAAAACTGTTGATTTTGTGGCGACCTAGATCTTGCTCGGCTCTTTGGTTTGCAGTGTAGTTCATCACCTTTGTTTAAGGCCTCCAACCACTTGTCTTCTGTCGATTTCGCTATCGATATAAACCTATGACGAATGTATTCATTGTTAAATTTCATAGCTCCATCAGCATCTGTTGCACTTGCAAACTTCACAAAGGCAATTCCTGTCTTAAGACCGTTTTCACGCAGTTGAAAAATAACTTGAGTAATATCTAGGCCTTTAAAAAACTGAATCATATCTTCCATTGTTACGTTGAATGGCAGCCCAT
This window contains:
- the LOC138642972 gene encoding RNA-binding protein 12B-B-like, with the translated sequence MAVVIRLQGLPVSAGTVDIRHFFSGLKIPDGGVHIIGGKLGEAFIIFATDEDARRAMSRTGGVIKNLHVTLVLSSKTEMQSTLEMSRKANKNPKHPAVPPGDTSRLEMAKKGGNQSSVSKHNESYVQKCDKKDAYSKDVYVSCYGLPFNVTMEDMIQFFKGLDITQVIFQLRENGLKTGIAFVKFASATDADGAMKFNNEYIRHRFISIAKSTEDKWLEALNKGDELHCKPKSRARSRSPQNQQFYVHLKNLPYIVVKQDIRHFFSAPDITDSQIKFLLDKSNNRTREGFVMLKSERQYEKCLALSKKELKGRQVFIFPIARKVMLELIESYETQTLPKQRDMYEEHPQQRDMYEEHPPQRDMYEEHPPQRDMYEEHPPQRNPYEEHPPQRNPFEEHPPQRNPFEEHPQQRNPFEEHPQQRNPYVNHPRQRNPYENHPQQRNPHQNHPQRRDMYEEYPQQRDMYEEYPRGESSNLKRCVYLRNFPFDVSKVEVQKFFDGFLVHEDNIFLLFDNKGVGLGEALVRFQSEEQAMRTGVLNRQHFLGTEVFLTRISDEQAKEFGAFNNAPVTHPQGYKDEYINVPLPQAHENSYMGPNYDRREFRSPPDRREFRSPPERQGSYAMELGGRDESFDRFDSGNPDYNDYENSFSSPPRNFDGGSSGAIIRMRNLPYTITNEEILNFFYGYNIIPDSIDVKFNRKGMSTGHATVCSPSYEEALTAVKELSDRPIGSRNILLSLTRI